A window of the Brachyhypopomus gauderio isolate BG-103 chromosome 14, BGAUD_0.2, whole genome shotgun sequence genome harbors these coding sequences:
- the LOC143474739 gene encoding uncharacterized protein LOC143474739, translating to MEPQSENAFGAGATQQTSVKTEDSKPLLTKLRLVLLGRKGTGKSSVGNTILGLTGGFESGKPTEECVKRKADVACHRVTVVDTPGWEWYYSGNGTPGWVRRETMRSVSLCPPGPHALLLVVRSCASVTADYYRQIEEHLELLGKAVWDYTLVLFTRGDELGSIPIEQRIQNGGQSFQKLLERCGMRFHVLENKRRGDDGIQVKELLRKIEEMVKGREGGHYESDPLLLVLEAEGRRRGRERRKKQRLMEAQTQRGTMKAVLTADITHTEDLDERNLFSRGSRRLPELRLILLGERETGKSSAGNTILRGAAHFQTGEATEECSRKQAEVSGRLVTVVDVPGWEGGPEGITPERVRREVGVSVTLCPPGPHALLLTLRVDALVRAPAVKEHLEILGEGVWKHTILLFTRGDQLREGVTIEQHIQGGGRDLHSLMEKCGNRYHVISSLGLEGNSATVQVTGLLEKIEKMVAGNRCEAFSPLVQEIQDLGKQKNERFNLKLKEVNDKLQRQDTEMRRMREREVKSLRWFFDRRRYKGKSAEKAPVEREEAADKGDDDRRSITSELEERMTWLTEDKEQEIQELRLENNRVNASLKQACREKDELVMKLDEREKESEELKERVDELQVKVQEQERVSMFKEHERKEREGELKTRHENAEKEIVILKEELDHKEKEGNELKRKFTETQTKYEEELLRGKHETERQLAEKKEFEQRLDEKQKEMDEIMMKAENKENEQEERWKEMNEKREKEKNKLREIVELMTKEMEELQAAYQEQVNTLNAERQMHENTVGKYNELLEKLVGKDAELVTMQLTQKEHEMNINAKTQKTVQEKDAEISALTTRCREREQEIEALNQAIDAKQRNMENIKNDSQAKMAEFTSRMKLLEDESKEMEEFLKRENVILKEEMDIMKNLHEVNTRQKEDETRRVLEVKENLINQLHQQNEDRDSRVKDLEKLLLEREIRGDNLQNQKAALVQELEDLQMKCEEYKRDAEDERARIQSREKEIHDVLNQYEEMGKIKDALSQEHIKEKEKAIHQLMKTNNKLQTELEVMQGRGKDLEKKIEEIKQYYEGRLLERTAEMDAEDAEREEALRSRELELSEREQVWRQELERQEKREREINEKEQRLREEKQELDGRECEVCEKENKLEHQCKNNESHREDLEKRETELEKRETELFNSEQKLQQQIKNRYEELEAAEKAFSEKQENEIQNIRQQREERESEQRKAEEELVMKQLNLKEQVKKLEDHRENLDIREMELSKREQHLTDSEQMYESKKRELSEAIQEVEKNRRHNERWLAELTDKENNLIQTLNECQKKEEDFLQREHDLALKTQELMDRNQIWEQELQEKHRATSDHWKEESDALVRTLELREQELMNTRNELEKRMQELTDKEKGLEEREHLIIRKCEEFEAAEKILENQQKAQRDRSEKQEKEIENIKQQIEERERELRKVEEELVVKQHNFRQEMKDVEDLRENLEMRESELCKREQKLMDLKQIYDKQADELSKAVQELERNTQHNNTWQVEQAKKEYEVIQRLNELREKEQDLLQRNHNFEFKTQQQTVTNQEIIPHQQQCLGTQQNQAAGKGEIDLESDNQALALREQEVVKKEGELQKREQDLRNAEISLQKREGIVQKREGEAETDKQQLDSMLCNFRRKQEEMEEIKCSSEAKRHQLDLLEKELADREQNIANIEEDLRNRYKELEIKEHSMEDHELSLKSRENAFKQREQEWNDLNRELESKKNNLENWRNELDVMKQELHNVKQNLRLKTDDLDRWEKYLYNSELKMINHNHNSDFQPWDKTKAFNGNQIRATESQEMYQEVGVDGGTCKTDPSENSQEGNSNTAESADYQCVEMALSSPTTNHAFEDTRLAGIRKRKGALEIKIEEEANQANRLLQETEEDGEEFFEPASSDYLMTEGLRGLVSELRVVLLGESWSSRQSAKHTVLGQGAGSGNPWRGSVCGKPLMVVEPPGIKWRSSGDINVSFQRELLQNVSLCTPGPHAFVLLLPAYLTFTAQYRGAVERTMSTLGEAAWRRTIILFTWGEVLGESGQQHVKRNGDLEWLVDKCGGRYHVLDNRHRETHLVELLEKVDKMVAGNYGGCYHACS from the exons ATGGAGCCGCAGAGTGAGAATGCCTTCGGCGCTG GAGCCACACAGCAGACTTCTGTAAAGACAGAAGACAGCAAACCCCTTCTGACAAAGCTACGTCTGGTTCTGCTGGGCCGCAAAGGTACCGGGAAGAGTTCTGTGGGAAACACTATCCTCGGCCTCACTGGGGGATTTGAGAGCGGCAAACCCacagaggagtgtgtgaagaGGAAGGCTGACGTGGCGTGCCATCGCGTTACAGTAGTGGACACGCCAGGATGGGAGTGGTACTATTCAGGCAACGGGACCCCTGGGTGGGTGAGAAGGGAAACGATGAGAAGTGTGTCCCTCTGTCCACCTGGTCCTCACGCTTTGCTTCTGGTGGTACGGTCCTGCGCCTCAGTGACAGCGGACTACTATCGGCAGATTGAAGAGCACTTGGAGCTTCTGGGCAAAGCTGTGTGGGACTACACACTCGTGCTGTTTACACGCGGAGATGAGTTAGGCTCCATTCCCATTGAACAGAGAATACAAAATGGAGGACAGTCCTTCCAGAAGCTTCTAGAAAGGTGTGGAATGAGGTTCCATGTTCTGGAGAACAAACGGCGTGGCGATGACGGAATTCAGGTGAAGGAACTGTTGAGGAAGATAGAGGAGATggtgaaggggagagagggaggacatTATGAGTCAGACCCTTTACTGCTAGTGCTGGAAGCagaagggagaaggagaggcagagagagaagaaagaaacaaagacTGATGGAGGCTCAAACACAAAGAGGCACTATGAAAGCTGTACTAACAG CTGATATAACACACACTGAAGACCTGGACGAAAGAAACTTGTTCTCCAGAGGGTCACGCCGCCTCCCAGAACTACGGCTCATCCTcctgggagaaagagagaccggGAAAAGCTCGGCTGGGAACACCATCCTCAGAGGGGCTGCACACTTTCAAACAGGAGAGGCCACAGAGGAATGTTCAAGGAAGCAGGCGGAAGTTTCTGGAAGACTGGTCACAGTGGTGGATGTGCCCGGGTGGGAAGGAGGCCCTGAGGGCATCACtccagagagagtgaggagggagGTTGGGGTTAGTGTGACACTCTGTCCTCCTGGTCCCCACGCCCTTCTACTGACTCTGAGGGTAGACGCCCTGGTCAGAGCTCCCGCAGTGAAAGAGCATTTGGAGATACTTGGTGAAGGCGTTTGGAAGCACACCATACTTCTCTTCACAAGAGGTGACCAGCTGAGAGAGGGGGTCACTATTGAGCAGCACATCCAGGGAGGAGGTAGAGACCTTCACTCGTTGATGGAGAAATGTGGAAACAGATATCACGTGATCAGCAGCCTCGGTTTGGAAGGTAACAGCGCCACCGTGCAGGTAACGGGACTGCTGGAGAAGATCGAGAAGATGGTGGCAGGGAATCGGTGTGAGGCATTCTCACCACTCGTGCAGGAGATCCAAGACCTCGGGAAGCAGAAGAACGAGAGGTTCAACCTGAAGCTGAAAGAAGTCAACGACAAGCTTCAGCGTCAAGACACGGAGATGAGAAGGATGAGAGAGCGGGAGGTGAAGAGCCTCAGGTGGTTCTTCGACAGGAGGAGATACAAGGGGAAATCAGCTGAGAAGGCacctgtggagagagaggaagcggCAGACAAAGGAGACGATGACAGAAGGAGCATCACGAgtgagctggaggagaggaTGACTTGGTTAACAGAAGACAAGGAACAAGAGATTCAGGAACTCAGGTTGGAAAACAACAGAGTCAACGCATCTCTCAAACAGGCCTGCAGAGAGAAGGACGAACTGGTCATGAAATtggacgagagagagaaagagagtgaagaACTGAAAGAAAGGGTGGATGAGCTACAGGTGAAGGTGCAGGAGCAGGAACGTGTCAGCATGTTCAAAGAGcatgagaggaaagagagagaaggagagctgAAAACGAGACATGAGAACGCTGAAAAGGAGATTGTTATTCTGAAAGAGGAATTAGATCACAAAGAAAAGGAGGGAAATGAGCTAAAGAGAAAGTTTACGGAGACACAGACAAAGTATGAAGAAGAGCTCTTACGGGGGAAACATGAGACTGAAAGACAGCTAGCAGAGAAAAAAGAGTTTGAGCAAAGGCTTGATGAAAAACAGAAAGAGATGGATGAGATTATGATGAAAGctgaaaacaaagaaaatgagcaagaggagagatggaaggaaatgaatgaaaagagagaaaaggagaaaaatAAACTCAGAGAAATTGTAGAGCTGATGACAAAAGAGATGGAAGAATTGCAAGCTGCCTACCAAGAACAAGTGAATACACTGAATGCAGAGAGACAAATGCATGAAAACACTGTGGGAAAGTACAACGAACTTTTGGAAAAACTTGTTGGGAAAGACGCAGAACTTGTTACAATGCAGCTAACACAAAAGGAGCACGAGATGAACATAAATGCTAAGACTCAAAAGACCGTGCAGGAAAAAGATGCAGAAATATCTGCACTGACAACAAGatgtagggagagagagcaggagattgAAGCGCTCAACCAAGCTATTGATGCCAAGCAAAGAAACATGGAGAATATTAAAAATGACAGTCAGGCAAAAATGGCAGAATTTACCTCTAGGATGAAACTTTTAGAGGATGAATCCAAGGAGATGGAAGAGTTCCTGAAGAGAGAAAATGTGATTCTAAAAGAGGAAATGGACATCATGAAGAATCTGCATGAGGTGAACACCAGACAAAAAGAAGACGAAACAAGACGCGTCTTAGAGGTGAAGGAAAACCTGATCAATCAGTTACATCAGCAGAATGAAGACAGGGACAGTCGTGTAAAAGACTTGGAAAAGCTGCTATTGGAGAGAGAAATCAGGGGTGACAACCTACAAAACCAAAAGGCAGCACTTGTACAGGAGTTGGAAGACCTTCAGATGAAGTGTGAGGAGTACAAGAGAGACGCAGAGGACGAGAGAGCCAGGATCcagagcagagagaaagagattcaTGATGTGCTAAATCAATACGAAGAAATGGGGAAGATTAAAGACGCACTGTCCCAAGAGCACattaaagagaaagaaaaggcgATTCATCAGTTGATGAAGACCAACAACAAGCTACAAACAGAACTGGAGGTCATGCAGGGAAGAGGTAAAGATCTAGAGAAGAAAATCGAAGAGATCAAACAATACTATGAGGGGAGACTATTAGAGAGGACTGCTGAAATGGATGCTGAAGATGCAGAGAGAGAAGAAGCACTTCGTAGCAGAGAGCTGGAGCTGAGCGAAAGGGAGCAGGTTTGGAGACAAGAGCTtgaaagacaggagaaaagagagagagaaataaatgaGAAAGAGCAAAGACTAAGAGAGGAGAAACAAGAGCTGGATGGAAGAGAGTGCGAAGTATGTGAGAAGGAAAACAAGCTGGAACATCAATGCAAAAATAATGAGAGCCACAGAGAAGATCTAGAGAAGCGAGAAACTGAGCTagaaaaaagagaaacagaacTTTTTAATTCAGAGCAAAAGTTACAGCAACAGATTAAGAACAGGTATGAGGAGCTAGAGGCAGCGGAGAAGGCTTTTTCCGAAAAGCAGGAAAATGAAATACAAAATATCAGGCAACagcgagaagagagagagagcgagcaaagAAAAGCAGAAGAGGAGCTTGTGATGAAGCAACTTAATCTAAAGGAACAGGTCAAGAAGTTGGAGGATCACAGAGAGAACCTGGACATCCGAGAAATGGAATTAAGCAAAAGAGAGCAACACCTAACAGATTCTGAGCAGATGTACGAGAGCAAGAAACGAGAACTGTCAGAAGCTATACAGGAGGTGGAGAAAAACAGACGGCACAATGAGAGATGGCTAGCAGAGCTAACGGACAAGGAAAACAATCTTATACAAACACTGAATGAATGTCAGAAGAAAGAAGAGGATTTTTTACAAAGAGAACATGACCTTGCACTTAAAACCCAAGAACTAATGGACAGAAATCAGATATGGGAACAAGAGCTCCAAGAGAAGCACAGAGCTACGTCTGATCACTGGAAAGAAGAATCAGATGCTCTTGTACGAACCTTAGAATTAAGAGAGCAAGAGTTGATGAATACGAGGAATGAACTTGAGAAAAGGATGCAAGAACTTACAGATAAGGAGAAAGGTTTAGAAGAAAGGGAACATCTGATTATACGAAAATGTGAAGAATTTGAGGCTGCAGAAAAGATACTGGAAAACCAGCAGAAAGCACAGAGGGATAGGtcagaaaaacaggaaaagGAAATAGAAAATATCAAGCAACagatagaagagagagagagagagctgagaaAAGTGGAAGAAGAGCTTGTGGTAAAGCAACATAATTTTAGGCAAGAAATGAAGGATGTGGAAGATCTCAGAGAAAACCTCGAGATGAGAGAAAGTGAATTGTGCAAAAGAGAGCAAAAATTAATGGATCTGAAGCAGATTTATGACAAGCAGGCAGATGAATTGTCAAAAGCTGTGCAGGAACTGGAGAGGAATACACAGCATAACAACACATGGCAAGTAGAACAAGCCAAGAAGGAATATGAGGTTATACAAAGGCTGAATGAACTTCGTGAGAAAGAGCAGGATCTTTTACAGAGAAACCACAACTTTGAATTCAAAACCCAACAACAAACAGTCACAAATCAGGAGATTATACCACATCAGCAACAGTGTCTGGGCACACAACAAAACCAGGCAGCTGGCAAAGGAGAGATAGATTTAGAGAGTGACAATCAGGCCTTAGCACTAAGAGAGCAAGAAGTGGTGAAGAAAGAGGGTGAGCTTCAGAAAAGAGAACAAGACCTGAGGAATGCAGAAATAAGTCtgcagaagagagagggaatagtacagaaaagagaaggagaagcAGAAACTGACAAACAACAGCTTGACAGCATGCTGTGCAACTTCAGGAGAAAACAAGAAGAAATGGAAGAAATTAAGTGTTCTTCTGAAGCAAAACGGCATCAGTTGGACCTCTTGGAGAAAGAGCTTGCTGACAGGGAGCAGAACATAGCAAATATAGAAGAAGACCTGAGAAACAGATATAAAGAATTAGAGATTAAGGAGCACAGTATGGAGGATCATGAGCTAAGCTTAAAATCGAGAGAGAATGCTTTCAAACAACGAGAACAAGAATGGAATGATTTAAACAGAGAGCTAGAATCCAAAAAGAACAATTTAGAGAATTGGAGAAACGAACTAGATGTCATgaaacaggaactacacaacGTTAAACAAAATCTGAGGTTGAAAACAGACGACCTAGATAGGTGGGAAAAATATCTGTACAACAGTGAGCTTAAAATGATAAACCACAATCACAATTCTGATTTCCAACCatgggacaaaacaaaagcaTTTAATGGAAACCAAATAAGAGCTACAGAGAGTCAAGAAATGTATCAGGAGGTTGGAGTGGATGGTGGGACCTGTAAAACAGACCCTAGTGAAAACAGTCAGGAAGGCAACAGTAATACAGCAGAAAGTGCAGATTATCAGTGTGTGGAGATGGCCTTGTCGTCCCCAACAACAAACCACGCATTTGAGGACACAAGGCTAGCAGGCATACGCAAAAGGAAAGGAGCACTGGAAATCAAGATTGAAGAGGAAGCTAATCAAGCAAACCGGCTGCTACAGGAGACGGAGGAAGACGGGGAAGAATTCTTTGAGCCAGCGAGCTCAGACTATCTGATGACTGAAGGTTTGCGCGGTCTGGTCTCTGAACTAAGGGTGGTGTTACTCGGAGAGTCGTGGTCCTCGCGGCAATCAGCCAAACACACCGTCCTGGGGCAGGGTGCGGGGTCTGGAAACCCCTGGAGGGGAAGTGTGTGCGGCAAGCCACTCATGGTGGTAGAGCCCCCCGGGATAAAATGGCGTTCGTCTGGAGAtataaacgtgagttttcaaagGGAGCTCCTACAAAACGTGTCACTGTGCACACCTGGCCCTCACGCATTCGTCCTTCTTCTACCGGCTTACTTAACTTTTACTGCACAGTACCGCGGAGCAGTGGAGCGCACCATGTCCACGCTGGGGGAGGCCGCATGGAGACGTACCATTATTCTGTTCACGTGGGGGGAGGTTCTTGGAGAGAGTGGGCAACAGCACGTAAAGAGGAACGGGGACTTGGAATGGCTTGTGGACAAATGTGGAGGCAGGTATCATGTGCTGGATAACAGACACAGGGAAACCCATTTGGTAGAACTTCTGGAGAAGGTTGATAAGATGGTTGCAGGAAACTATGGTGGTTGTTATCATGCTTGTAGTTAA